Below is a genomic region from Neomonachus schauinslandi chromosome 2, ASM220157v2, whole genome shotgun sequence.
TCATGTAAAATACCATCTCCACCCCAGCACCCTTATTTTGCTTGATATCACActtactatatattttacttatctcTTTACTTATTGATCAAGATGAACTTAATGTTCTTCTcagcttgactaaactttagagTTGTTTCTTCCTGACAATAGACTTCTGACCTCTCTTTTCTtaaagcatttactttagaaaacttactACTGGAAATTCTTGCTCTTCCCCTTTGAGATAAATTTTCTCCCAGCCTCCTGCCAGTTTTACAACCCAGAAATATCTTTCTCAAAGGACCTATGAAACAtctctttgaaatataattatcaaGAAAGATTGCACCCTATTTCCCAGTCTGTAAGACAGTAGGGGCCTAACTTTGACAAGTAtcaattaaaacacaaaatggcTTATGGGGTGCCTGATTGTCAAAATCTCTCCCACCTTATGTTTCAGAGGAGTTGAGTTCAGTCTCTCTCCTCTATTGtaatagtcttgaataaagtcttccttgcctgTTTATTTTGTCCCATGAAATTTTTCTTTGATACTCCCAGAGtaggtaagctccatgagagcattGACTGGTCTGTTTTGTCACTGTTGCGTCTCCAGCACCAAGACACTCAGTCATGGTTTCTTGGATCAATGAATCATATCTTCTAAAGGCTATTGGAACAAGCTTTGAATCCTGTCTGTTATtagttatgtgaccttgaacaagttgtTAGCCCTctcattttcagttttccttggtaaaatgagggaaatagaaGTACCCTGATATCATAGGCTTGTTACAGAGCCTTAGCAATATACCGAgcctttgtatttattctttttttttttttttaaagattttatttattcataagagacagagagagaggcagagggagaagcaggctccccgctgagcagggagcccgatgcaggactcgatcccaagaccctgggatcatgacctgagccgaaggcagacgctcaaccatctgagccacccaggcgccctcctttgtatttattcttatatttttacctTGTGGACTTGGAGTACATACGGACACTTAAGAAATCCATgcttttataaatgcaaaaatagataacagaaaaagtccaggaaaaagggaaaggacagaggaaaaaaaaaaaaaggacagagaagctgaaaatagaaataaaaatggagacagGCAGATCTGAGGAAACAAATTAAAGAGTGTGTGACGGAGGTGACTACATGGAATTCTACAACGCTACCGCACGCATTGCCCAGGCTTAGTTAGAAAGAGTGCCTCCCTGCAAATTGCTGTCAGGCGTTCTAGCTGGAGCTCATTAAGCAGTGTGGCAACATTCCCAGAAGCATGACTTCCTTAGGTTGTGTCTTCTGAGTGACTCAATCATGTTTTTACAGGATCATCTGTCTCCCTGGACCCATCCCAATTCCCAATAATGAGTAGCACCACCCCCCGCCCTCACGCACCCCCATGACACTTGGTTCCCTAGCTATAAAGGAAGTTGTCTCCTacaagcaagagagaaagaagatgggTTTAAATGCATGTGTAAGTAGTTAAAGAAACACCATGCTGCAGCCAGAGGCAATATTTAATGGTGTTAtaaagaaaagtgtttttttttttttttatcagtgaaGTATGCAACTAGGAAGCCAATTTTAGATCAGATTTACTCTGGAAATCTTTCCCCATaaatagaagaaagataaaatactcCCCTCCCACTgtggaagcagagcagagagcagaCTGTTGTGAAAGAAAGACAGGGCAACTGGGCCACTCTGCAGATAAGGAGCATGCTTTCCCTGGGGCAGTAAACAGGCAGAAGAGGGCTGGTGAAGGGGCAACTCCTCAAGACCAAATGATGTAGATCTGTGGAGGCAGGAACAGCCATGCAAGGAAAGATATGAGGAGAGGTACCTGAAATATGAACTTTGAATGGAAATACTGAGAAATTTCTGCCAGTGATTCTATGATtctggctggtctaagaattaaatttacatgagatagattaacaggagaaaatcaaatttaattatgtatatgGGGGGGTTCCATGAGAATATGGGGCTCACAGGCATTCAGGTAATTGAGGCTTATATGCCATTCTGAGCTAAGGAGAACATGGAAGCGTCTGGAacttcaaaggaaaagaagataatcacagaaagaggagaaagagtgaACATTTGgcaaacaaatatttgctgagccaTACAGTAACAATGGGACAAAGAGAGGAATTTCAACCAACAGGTTTTGCTaagttcctccctgtctaccgCCCCTCATTTATGTTATACTGTAGTTATCTATTGTGGTAGCTCATTTCCCAGAGCaagtcctctatctaaattcttttggGCAGTGAGGGGGAAGGTCAAAGATTATTTCTGAGCccgctgtttcttaaaaataaccagcaggaagggaagaatgacgggggtgggggcggtggggggggcgggcaatcggagggggagactatgggctctgagaaacaaacagggttctagaggggagaggagtggggggatgggttagcctggtgatgggtattgaggagggcacgttctgcatggagctctgggtgttatatgcaaacaatgaatcatggaacactgtatcaaaaacgaatgatgtaatgtacggtgattaatgtaacataataataaaaaaaaaaaccagcctaAAATAATCCATATACCAAGAGACATATTTTGGGATGGTAAATTTTGCTTGCCTATAATCTCAAGGCCCATACAAACCCCCATGTCTTATAGGATCAGTACTCCTtcactccttcccttcttccccctccctcctccgaCCCATTTTTCCTCACCTACCCTCACAAGACATACCCagacttccttctctttctgaatTACTCTCTCAGTGAATAGCTTGGCACAATAGCCTCCAGTTTCCAAAGCTAAATACTTCAAATGCCTCACTGACTGCTCCCTCTCTATCATACTTTATAGGTCTCCAAGTCAAATTGATTCAACTATCTTTCTAGTCCTCAATCAGTccacttctcattctctttcctttgctaTAATGTTTCTTTGAACCCTTATGATATATATTTCCAATCTCCCTCTCCAATCTATTCTTCACACTTGCCCCagagaaaacatttcttaaatataagtCTGCTCAAGTTACCCCACAATTAAAGTTATTcagtgccgggcgcctgggtggctcagttggttaagcgactgccttcggctcaggtcatgatcccggagtccccggatcgagtcccgcatcgggctccctgctcggcggggagtctgcttctccctctgaccctcctccctctcatgctctctgtctctcattctctctctctcaaataaataaataaaaaatctttaaagttattCAGTGcctattttttagaataaattttaaattctgtggcAGGATACACAAAAGCATGTATAATTTGAATTCATAATTTGAATTATTCATCTCTcttacttttctccttcttcctacATTATAGCCATACTGAACAATTTCCATGCCCTAAGAATGTCATGTTCTTTATTCTTCTGAATCTTTTTATTgtgctgttttttgttgttgtttttgtcttcttgtgttttgttttgtcttgttttgtttttctgcttagaAAGCTCTTcagtccatttttttattttatttttattttttattaacatataatgtattatttgtttcaggggtacaggtctgtgattcatcagtcttacacaattcacagtgctcacccgagcacataccctccccaatgtccatcacccagccatcccatccctcccaccccctaccactccagccaccctcagtttgtttcctgagattaagagtctcttatggtttgtctccctctctggtttcgtcttgtttcatttttccctcccttcccctatgatcctctgtcttgtttctcaatttctccatttttgtaTTGTATAATGTCTCACGGTCATTAAGACCTGGCTTATGTCTTAATGACTAGATAAGTTACCCCTACTCAGTTCCCAGAGAGCATCAGGTGCTTAGATCAGTCACAGTACTTATCATACTTTTTTATCATATTTGTTTCTCTGCTTATGTTTCCTCCATTACACGTTGAGTTCTTTACAATCAGagactatgtctttttttttttttaaggactttatttgtcagagagagagagcacaagcaggcagagcggcaggcagagggagaagcaggctccccactgagcagggagcccgatgcggggttcgatcccaggatcctgggatcatgacctgagccaaaggcagacgcttaaccaacctgAACAACCCAGgcatcctatctttttttttttttaaactcctagCATTCAGTAGACTGTCTGCCACAttgtaggtattcagtaaattttAGTACTGTATGTTAATGGTCAAGTAGTAtagattacattctttttttaaattttattttaattccaaggtacttaacatacagtgttaaattagtttcaggtgtacaatatagtgattcaacatagATTACATTCTTGACCAGCATGTGGAAGTTTCAAGAAGGATTCCCTGGTCCCATAAATACTCAGTATATCACAgaatttaaaaggcaaacaatATCTTCctataaagctattattttttgtTGCAGTTTCAATTAAATAAGTAATGCATGTCTACTATGTACAAAATATTCTAGAGGATGTCCTGATACATAAAACAGGACCTTCCAATCTAAATGTCTAAGGGAATTAATACAGTCATGGTGACCAGTGCTGATGCCACACAAGGGAAATATGCACTGGGTTATGAGTCATCCAACTGACAGTACCAAGAGGACAACTTGAAAATTAGGGCCAACACTGGGAGTGATTCAGGTAGGTGATAGGTAAGGACATACATCCTTAAAAGAAAGGACCAGTGGAGGTGTGCCTGCTAGAATAGGATTAGAAGTCAAGAGATGCTTGGAGACAAGTTTGCAGTCAATAATTTGGGGCACAGCTAAGACTTGGTTCATGTAGTAAGGAAGTGATGCTAAGCAGAAAATCCAAtcagagcaaacaaacaaaaacataggaGTCCGGGGAAGAATTCAGGGTTGGGGGAAGATTAACTGCATCAGACTGGGCAGATGGTACTAGAATAGGAACATCATGAGCACTGCAATAGGCTGgcattaaataaaaagtaaaagaactaaCAAAAATTATCTCACATCCTTTAtcaatacatacacatgcacacatgctctcatTAACATTTATGTGAGAAAATTGAATGAACGATCAGTTAGTTGACTTTAAGTGATGAGGAATACCCTTGATAATGTGGTTGATAATCAGCTGAAGGTCTTAAGAGCAAAAACTGTATCTCTCTATCTATTATCTGTCtaaccatctatctatctatcatctatctatctatctattacgtatgtatgtatctatctatcatctatctatctatctatctatcatctatcatctatctaaatctcctactggttctgtttctccagagagcCCTGACTGATATGAATGTGGTGTCTTTCTGTAACAACTAAAGAGATGCCTGGATGgttgaataaaaatctttacataAATGACTCCTCTAATGTTGTGAGAACCAGTTGCAAGTAAGCTGTGTTAAAAAACAAGTAGAAAGTGtaaaacatcttctttatccactcagcTGTTGACAGCATCTCAGCTCtatccacagtttagctattgtggacgttgctgctatgaacattggggtgcatatggcccttcttttcactacatctgtgtctttggggtaaatacccaggagtgctgggtcatagggtagctccatttttaattttttgaggaacctctacactgttttccaaagtggctgtaccaacttgcattcccaccaacagtgtaagagggttcccctttctccacaacctctccaacatttgttgtttctttccctgtccattttggccattctaactggtgtaaggtggtatctcagtgtggttttgatttggatttccctgatggctaatgatgatgaactctttttcatgagtctgttagccatttgtatgtcttctttggagaagtgtctgttcatgtcttctgagcattttttgactggattatttgtttttagggtgttgagtttgagaaggtttttatatatcctggatatcagccctttgtagtgtcatttgcaaaaatcttctcccattctgtgggttgccttttcgttttgttgactgtttcctttgctatgcagaagctttttatcttgatgaggtcccaaaagttcattttcgcttttgtttcccttgcctttggagacgtgtcttgaaagaagttgctgtggccgatgttctcctctaggattttgatggattcctgtctcacattgtggtctttcatccattttgagtttatctttgtgtatggtgtaagagagtggtcgagtttcattctttcatcacTAGAAGTCCAATGCGCTATCCGTTGAGCCACAGAGCCACCTGAGTTTccttcttctgtatatagctgtccaattttcctagcaccacttatggaagaaactgtcttttttccattgcatatttttttcctgctttgtcgaagattatttgaccatagagttgagggtccatatcttggcactctattctgttccattggcctatatgtctgtttttgtgccagtaccatgctgtcttggtgatcacagctttgtaatatagcttgaaatcaggcaacatgatgccccagctttgtttttctttttcaacatttccttggcgattcagggtcttttcagattccatacaaattttagaattgtttattctggcactttgaaaaatgccattggtattttgatcagatggcattgaaggtatagattgctctgggcagcatagacttttttttttttttttaaacaagctgtGGCCAgttttattaaaggaaaattttgCGTGATTTACTTTTCACCAGTCTGTTCTGGCATGCTTCTAAtgatatcagaatcacctggatcaATGATAGCCAGTGTGCATTGTCTGTAGTATTTCCCACATGCTGTGCCCAGTTCAATATTATTGCCACTGTAGTGATGGACACCAGTTTTGGCCAACATGGCATAGTATTCTATTTCAGATTTCCTCAGGGCTGGGCAGTTGTTGGCGAGGATGACCAGTTTCGCTTTGCCATGTCTGATCATTTTCAGAGTCCGCTTGTACCCCCGCACGTACTTTCTACTTTTCATAACAAGCTCTAGCCTGGAGTTGATTGACTCCAGCgacttttttgtcttctttgcagCCACCATCTTCTTGCCTTAGATGCAGGATGGCCCCAACCAAGAGCAGCCACCAAAATGGCCCCAgcctagacattttaacaatgtttattcttctgatccatgagcatggaatgttctttcatcttttcgtgtcttcttcaatttcttcatgagtgttctgtagttcctagagtatagattctttacctctttcattaggtttattccgaggtatcttacggtttttggtgctattgtaaatggaatcgattctctaatttctctttctacaggtGCATTGTTAGTtcataagaaagcaactgatttctctgcattgatttttgtatcctgccacattactgaattgctggatgagttctaggaatttgggcgtggagtcttttgggttttccacataaagtatcatgtcatctgcaaagagagagagtttcacttcttctttgccaatttgaatacttttatttctttttgttgtctgattgctgttgctaggacttctagtacaatgttgaacaatagtggtgagagtgggcatccttgtcatgttcctgatcttaagggaaaggctctcagcttttccccattgagaatgatattcactgtgggtttttcatagatggattttatgaaattgaggaatgttccctctatccctacactctgaagagctttaatcaggaaaggatgctgtattttgtcaaatgcttttctgtatcaattgagaggaccatattgttcttctctctcctcttattaatgtgttctatcacattgattgatttgcgaatgttgaaccactcttgcatcctggggataaatccctcttggtcgtggtggatgatccttctaatgtattgttggatcctattagctaggattttgttgagaatcttgatgaatggataaaaaagatgtggtccatatatacaatggactattactcagccatcagaaaggatgaaccaaactttacatcaacatggatgggactggaggagattatgctaagtgaaataagtcaagcagagaatgtcaattatcatatggtttcacttatttgtggaacataaggaatagcatggaggacattaggagaaggaagggaaaaatgaagggggggaaatcagaggggagatgaaccatgagagactatggactctgagaaacaagttgagggttttggggagggggtggggggatgggttagcccggtgatgggtattaaggagggcacgtactgcatggagtactgggtgttgtacaaaaacaatgaatcgtggaatactacatcaaaaactaatgatgtaatgtatggtggctaacataacataataataataaaaaaagaaagtataaagcAAAAGGAGAGAATGTTTTCCAAACCATTGAAAATGcacttataaataaatagaaactataTATGAGAACATATTTACCCACATTTAACAAACATAAGCCTACACACATACACctccgccacacacacacacacacacacacagtcacacacacacacacacacacacagagttatgCCAGTACCACTACCACAAGGAACCCACCTAGACTGAACCAGTTTGGAAAGGTGGAGTTCTTCCCTTAGGGCACCTCTTGGGCCAATGTGGTTATAGAGAATAGTCAGAATACCTATGTTCCAATCTAGTTCTGTGACTTAATaagtatgaccttgggcaagttatttaaccttttaaaGCCTCAAGTCCCTAATCTAAATAATGAGTATTATAATAGTACCTAATTCAAACAGATTtactgtaaagattaaatgatgtAATCCGTGTAGTGTAAAGTGTTTAGCTGTATGTAAGTATTTAATTAATGCTAGTTCTtattgctgctattattattaaacattaattttattctctttcaaagATACAACAATAATATTCTTCATATCAATTAAAAGAATGCAATTGCCTTGTGTTAAGTATTGGTAGGCTAAAATCCAAACTGTTGAAATGTAATTTGTATAGAGATAAGGTGACTATCTTCTTTTTGTCTGCAGTATGAAGGGTAACAGTAAAAATGCAAATAGAATAAAGGTAATAAATGGAAATGTTGGGAAATAATACTTAAATTGCATAACAGCTTTTTTATGCTGGTAAAGAAAAGAGAGCTCCACGAATAAGCCACAGATGTGTcattaaaattaagtgaaaatttaTCTTTGGGAAGTACTCTTCAAGGTGATCTACAATTTACATTATAAGTGAGAGGAGATATATATCCTAAAACCGCCCTAATTATTGCTCCCctataacatattttaaagtgctatgggtttttttaaaaatccatcaaaCAGAATTTAAAAGCAATCAGAAGAAAATTTCGGTAAACTCCTTTTGCAACATCCACCACCCATGCCAGCACTTTGAGCCCATATATTTTGCCTTCCCTCCTATTACTGAGATGCAATGTCTGCCTTCCCACCTATTACAGAGATGAAACGCCTCATCAACTGGCCGGTTCTTACCCGGTGCACTAGACCCTGTATTCTCTCTCATCTCATCTACTCAGGGATATCACCCCATTGCTTAGCAGTTCCCTCCTGTCTCTTTCTCCAATGTCATCAATAAACTCTCTCTCCTGTATCATTCCCATCAATGTAACTGGACTTTTATGTCTCATCCCtaacatataaacaaacaaaccccagaAAACCTGTTGACCTTATTT
It encodes:
- the LOC110588615 gene encoding 60S ribosomal protein L30-like; protein product: MVAAKKTKKSLESINSRLELVMKSRKYVRGYKRTLKMIRHGKAKLVILANNCPALRKSEIEYYAMLAKTGVHHYSGNNIELGTACGKYYRQCTLAIIDPGDSDIIRSMPEQTGEK